The Sesamum indicum cultivar Zhongzhi No. 13 linkage group LG1, S_indicum_v1.0, whole genome shotgun sequence genome includes a window with the following:
- the LOC105163286 gene encoding polyadenylate-binding protein-interacting protein 4-like (The sequence of the model RefSeq protein was modified relative to this genomic sequence to represent the inferred CDS: added 14 bases not found in genome assembly) has product MNMQQVVQPRSSSNGYGRRKVERDAATRFDNKFKTGTTNSSRTSFGKGGGLESPSRDRLIYLTTCLVGHQVEVQVLDGSIFSGIFHATNAEDFGIVLKMANLIKDRSRGQKNISDFPSKPPARTLIIPAKDLVQVIAKGLPVTKDGLTNELQHEKQQELLTDSCISQSRHVEVGRELERWVPDENDPACPELENIFDGPWNRGWDQFEANATLFGVKSTFNEELYTTKLERGPQMRELEREASRLAREIEGEETHDLHLAEERGIQLDGNLEIDEETRFSSVYRGVDDSGYDEIEDILLDARNDETFGGISSSVIGKPLMDMHSGKASDGTRVSSRSSSLEEMQSMTAMSRDVYHSGSEDQGQELLAEGLSKDFAVIDATRVQGNQLIGHAESSCAKEDKDKQLVLDQSRASKAEDSDSPLKLKKETSDKIALSANATAFDPSQASLKGTEKASASSELSEVAIPPKTQGTASSVARPGSSASSTSDRGGATSTSAGRGLSSSSSVSSLSSEKSTLNPHAKEFRLNPNAKSFIPSQTPLRPASPVADSPFYYPANMASVPQMPGMPVGIGIGPSFAAQQPVIFNPQAAPMPQPYYHPNGPQYGQQVMMGQPRPVLYMPAYPAEMPYKGREF; this is encoded by the exons ATGAATATGCAGCAAGTTGTGCAGCCTAGATCTTCTTCTAATGGATATGGCCGCCGTAAAGTTGAGAGAGACGCTGCAACTAggtttgataataaatttaagacTGGAACAACAAATTCTAGCAGGACTAGTTTTG GTAAAGGAGGGGGACTTGAATCACCATCACGGGATCgactaatatatttaactacatGCCTCGTTGGACACCAAGTGGAAGTCCAAGTGCTGGATGGATCTATATTCTCTGGAATATTTCATGCGACAAATGCAGAGGATTTTG GAATTGTTCTTAAAATggctaatttaattaaagatcGCTCTCGAGggcagaaaaatatttcagattTCCCAAGCAAGCCTCCTGCTCGGACTCTGATCATACCAGCTAAGGATCTTGTACAAGTGATAGCAAAG GGTCTGCCTGTAACAAAGGACGGCCTAACAAACGAGCTTCAGCATGAAAAGCAGCAAGAGCTTTTGACTGATTCCTGCATATCACAGTCTCGGCATGTGGAGGTGGGGAGAGAATTGGAGCGTTGGGTCCCTGATGAAAATGATCCTGCCTGTCCCGAACTGGAGAATATCTTTGATGGCCCTTGGAATAG AGGCTGGGATCAGTTTGAAGCAAATGCAACTTTATTTGGAGTCAAGAGCACCTTCAATGAGGAACTTTACACAACAAAGCTTGAGAGAGGCCCTCAGATGCGAGAATTGGAAAGAGAAGCTTCACGGCTAGCAAGAGAGATTGAGGGTGAAGAAACCCATGATCTTCATCTAGCAGAG GAGAGAGGTATTCAGCTAGATGGAAATCTTGAAATTGATGAAGAAACACGATTTTCGTCCGTTTACCGGGGAGTTGATGACAGTGGATATGATGAGATTGAGGACATACTGTTGGATGCACGAAATGATGAAACATTTGGAGGCATCTCCAGTTCTGTTATTGGCAAACCTCTGATGGACATGCATAGTGGGAAAGCTAGTGATGGCACTCGTGTGTCGTCAAGATCTTCCTCACTG GAAGAAATGCAATCTATGACTGCTATGAGCAGGGATGTGTATCATTCAGGTTCCGAGGATCAAGGTCAAGAGTTGTTAGCTGAAGGGCTTTCTAAAGATTTCGCTGTGATTGATGCAACCAG GGTTCAGGGTAACCAACTTATTGGTCATGCTGAAAGTAGTTGCGCTAAGGAGGATAAAGATAAGCAACTG TCGAGCATCAAAAGCTGAGG ATTCAGATTCACCGctgaaattaaagaaagaaacctCTGATAAGATTGCATTGTCTGCAAATGCTACAGCATTTGATCCATCACAGGCATCACTAAAAGGTACTGAAAAGGCAAGCGCCTCTAGTGAGCTGTCAGAGGTTGCAATACCTCCCAAAACTCAAGGGACAGCAAGTTCTGTTGCACGACCCGGTAGTTCTGCTTCATCTACTTCTGATCGTGGAGGTGCAACTTCAACTTCTGCTGGCCGAGGATTATCATCGAGTTCATCTGTCAGTTCATTGTCCTCAGAGAAGTCAACTCTGAATCCTCATGCTAAG GAATTTAGATTAAACCCAAATGCCAAGAGTTTCATCCCATCTCAGACACCTTTGAGGCCTGCTTCCCCAGTTGCTGATAGTCCCTTCTATTATCCAGCTAATATGGCATCTGTTCCGCAGATGCCTGGAATGCCAGTTGGAATTGGG ATTGGACCTTCCTTTGCTGCGCAGCAGCCTGTTATATTCAATCCACAGGCTGCACCAATGCCACAACCATATTATCATCCAAATGGGCCGCAG TATGGGCAGCAGGTGATGATGGGACAGCCTAGGCCAGTTCTATACATGCCAGCATATCCTGCG GAAATGCCATACAAGGGAAGGGAATTTTGA
- the LOC105163269 gene encoding PHD finger protein ALFIN-LIKE 4, with translation MEAGYNPRTVEEVFRDFKGRRAGLIKALTTDVEEFFQQCDPDKENLCLYGFPSEQWEVNLPAEEVPPEVPEPALGINFARDGMQEKDWLSLVAVHSDAWLLAVAFYFGARFGFDKADRKRLFNMINDLPTVFEVVTGAAKKQQKEKSSVSNHSSNKSKSNSKSRPPETQGKYSKAQPKDDEEGLDEEEEDEHGETLCGACGENYASDEFWICCDVCEKWFHGKCVKITPARAEHIKQYKCPSCSNKRARP, from the exons ATGGAGGCTGGATATAATCCTCGTACTGTTGAGGAAGTTTTTAGGGATTTTAAGGGTCGAAGAGCTGGGCTTATCAAGGCCCTTACTACAG ATGTCGAGGAATTTTTCCAGCAGTGTGATCCTG ATAAGGAAAATTTGTGCTTGTATGGGTTTCCTAGTGAGCAATGGGAGGTCAATTTGCCAGCTGAAGAAGTACCTCCTGAAGTCCCCGAGCCTGCCCTGGGCATCAACTTTGCCAGGGACGGGATGCAAGAAAAAGACTGGCTATCTCTAGTTGCTGTCCACAGTGATGCCTGGCTGCTTGCTGTTGCATTCTATTTTGGTGCTCGATTTGGATTTGATAAAGCTGACAG GAAGCGGCTATTCAATATGATCAATGATCTCCCCACTGTATTTGAAGTTGTTACAGGTGCTGCAAAGAAACAACAGAAAGAGAAATCTTCAGTCTCAAATCATAGTAGCAACAAGTCCAAGTCAAACTCTAAATCG CGGCCACCTGAAACTCAGGGAAAATATTCAAAGGCACAACCAAAGGATGATGAAGAGGGGTTggatgaggaagaagaagatgagcATGGAGAGACGTTATGTGGTGCCTGTGGAGAGAACTATGCATCAGATGAATTCTGGATATGCTGTGACGTATGTGAGAAATGGTTTCACGGAAAGTGTGTCAAGATTACTCCTGCTAGGGCCGAGCATATCAAGCAGTACAAGTGTCCCTCATGCAGCAACAAGAGAGCTCGCCCGTAG
- the LOC110012310 gene encoding putative lipid-transfer protein DIR1 → MSQASQRCQEFLYKHHNNPSTNENIKSVEAEKRKNADTFVSEGEDLMACKPAVVPPRPPPPSGRCCSALARADIRCLCTYKNSKLLPSLGIDPNLAVQLPDKCKLPHPAHC, encoded by the exons ATGTCACAAGCCTCACAGCGCTGCCAAGAATTCCTATATAAGCACCATAATAATCCCTCAACCAATGAAAACATAAAGTCAGTAGAGgcagagaagagaaaaaatgcaGATACCTTTGTTTCAGAAG GAGAGGATCTGATGGCCTGCAAGCCAGCAGTGGTGCCACCTCGTCCACCACCGCCATCTGGGAGGTGCTGCTCAGCCTTAGCACGTGCTGATATTCGCTGCCTTTGCACCTACAAGAACTCGAAGCTGTTGCCTTCCCTTGGGATTGACCCAAACCTCGCCGTTCAACTTCCTGATAAGTGCAAGCTCCCTCATCCTGCTCATTGCTAG
- the LOC105163292 gene encoding protein phosphatase 2C 16-like, which yields MMEEISPAVAVTLSLANPVCENSGISNHMEIARLKLVTETVTLLSDPALMLDDNSSYCWDAGYSSISHISNETPSVLGRSKADLHILKTIGITENSQLVHDVQESEEDEILSVVEDPSLISSLGLLPLDPTSDISVPLDAASEISVPIAVEIEGTENGQLVAKVISVEERSVRQRVSDDAVAVSSKPNEESSSGPTIKASVIAVQLSSQKEQSKGGVKSVYELDCVPVWGSVSICGNRPEMEDAVMTAPNFMRIPIKMFIGDRGIDGINQTLSQLTSHFFGVYDGHGGSQVANYCRDRVHQALVEELNNCNNDMMNGIARDTRQVQWEKVFTSCFAKVDEEVGGNGSTGAPIASETVGSTAVVAVVSSSHIIVGNCGDSRAVLYRGKEAIALSIDHKPNREDEYARIEASGGKVIQWNGHRVFGVLAMSRSIGDRYLKPWIIPEPEVMFVPRAREDECLVLASDGLWDVMTNEEVCEVARKRILIWHKKNGTNSLANRGQGVDPAAQAAAEYLSNLAMQRGSKDNISIIVVDLKAQRKFKSKS from the exons ATGATGGAAGAGATTTCTCCAGCAGTTGCAGTTACACTTAGCTTAGCTAATCCTGTGTGTGAAAATTCTGGGATTTCGAACCACATGGAAATCGCACGTCTCAAACTAGTGACAGAAACGGTGACGTTGCTGTCGGATCCAGCACTGATGTTGGATGATAATTCCAGTTATTGTTGGGATGCCGGTTATAGTTCCATAAGCCATATAAGTAATGAAACCCCTTCAGTGCTGGGGAGAAGCAAAGCTGATCTTCACATACTAAAGACAATAGGGATCACTGAAAACAGTCAGCTAGTTCACGATGTTCAGGAAAGTGAAGAAGATGAGATTCTCTCGGTCGTGGAAGACCCTAGCTTGATAAGTAGCCTGGGATTACTACCCTTAGATCCTACTTCAGATATAAGCGTGCCTCTAGATGCTGCTTCCGAGATCAGTGTGCCAATAGCTGTTGAAATTGAGGGCACTGAAAACGGTCAATTAGTCGCAAAGGTCATCAGTGTGGAGGAAAGAAGTGTGCGACAGAGAGTGTCGGATGATGCAGTGGCAGTATCTAGTAAACCGAATGAAGAAAGTTCCAGTGGACCTACAATAAAAGCATCTGTAATTGCTGTTCAGTTGTCGAGCCAGAAGGAGCAGAGCAAAGGTGGTGTGAAGAGTGTTTATGAATTGGACTGTGTTCCAGTTTGGGGTTCGGTTTCGATCTGCGGGAATAGGCCGGAGATGGAAGATGCTGTTATGACCGCACCTAATTTCATGAGAATTCCTATTAAAATGTTTATTGGCGATCGAGGAATTGATGGGATAAATCAGACTTTAAGTCAACTGACTTCTCATTTTTTCGGGGTTTATGACGGTCATGGTGGATCTCAG GTTGCAAATTACTGTCGGGATCGTGTCCATCAGGCTTTGGTGGAGGAGTTAAACAATTGTAACAATGATATGATGAACGGGATCGCCCGAGACACGAGGCAGGTGCAGTGGGAAAAGGTCTTCACCAGTTGCTTTGCAAAGGTTGACGAAGAAGTCGGGGGGAATGGGAGCACTGGTGCACCCATTGCCTCGGAAACGGTTGGATCGACTGCTGTGGTTGCAGTCGTTTCATCGTCCCACATAATAGTTGGCAACTGTGGAGATTCGCGGGCTGTCCTTTACCGTGGCAAAGAAGCGATCGCATTGTCCATTGATCACAAA CCAAACCGCGAGGACGAATATGCTAGAATTGAAGCATCTGGAGGAAAGGTCATACAATGGAATGGACACCGTGTTTTTGGCGTTCTTGCAATGTCTAGGTCTATTG GTGACAGATACTTGAAGCCATGGATCATCCCAGAGCCAGAGGTCATGTTTGTGCCTCGAGCTAGAGAAGATGAGTGTCTTGTTCTGGCCAGCGATGGCTTGTGGGACGTCATGACAAACGAGGAAGTATGCGAAGTGGCTAGAAAACGGATTCTAATCTGGCACAAAAAGAACGGAACTAACTCGTTAGCAAACAGAGGCCAAGGTGTCGACCCGGCCGCTCAAGCGGCAGCTGAGTACCTCTCCAACCTTGCGATGCAGAGAGGGAGCAAGGATAATATATCCATAATTGTAGTGGACCTGAAAGCTCAGAGGAAGTTCAAGAGCAAGTCTTGA
- the LOC105163255 gene encoding phospholipid:diacylglycerol acyltransferase 1, whose translation MSVLRRRRIQEEDESTRIVDYDLDKKLKSEKEMMMMSKWSCMDSCCWLIGCVCVMCWSFLFLYNMIPSSFSDYMSEVIRGRLPDPPGLKLKKEGLRAKHPVVFVPGIVTGGLELWEGHQCADKLFRKRLWGGTFGKLYKSPLCWMEHMSLDNETGLDPIGIRVRPVTGLVAADYFALGYFVWAVLIANLAQIGYEEKTMYMASYDWRLSFQNTEVRDQTLSRIKSNIELMVSTNGGNKAVIVPHSMGVVYFLHFMKWVETPAPMGGGGGPNWCARHIKAVMNIAGPLLGVPKAISGLFSEEAKDVAVVRAIAPGVLDKDLFRIQTLQHIMKMTRTWDSTMSMIPKGGDTIWGDLDWSPEEGYVPNTRKQINAFDVIDDHNKYQNTKSKTNHVHYGRIISFGKDVARAHSSQIQRTDFRGAVKGNNFANNGCGDVWTEYHDLGFSGINAVTEYKAYTAGDIVDLLKYIAPKMMARGSAHFSYGIAANLDDPKYAHYKYWSNPLETKLPNATDMEIFSMYGVGIPTERAYVYRQSPYAECYIPFQIDTSASEEDGDMCLRDGVFTVDGDETVPVLSTGFMSAKGWRGKTRFNPSGIKNYVREYEHAPPSNFLEGRGTQSGAHVDIMGNFALIEDIMRVAAGATGDDLGGDHVYSDIFKWSEKIKLDL comes from the exons ATGTCAGTGTTAAGAAGGAGAAGGATCCAAGAAGAAGATGAATCAACAAGAATTGTTGATTATGATCtcgataaaaaattaaaatccgaaaaagagatgatgatgatgagcaAGTGGTCTTGTATGGATAGTTGTTGCTGGTTGATTGGATGTGTATGTGTTATGTGTTGGTCGTTTCTGTTTTTGTACAATATGATACCTTCTTCTTTTTCGGACTATATGAGTGAGGTGATAAGGGGTCGTCTGCCTGATCCCCCTGGCTTGAAGTTGAAGAAAGAGGGGTTGAGGGCTAAGCATCCTGTGGTTTTTGTGCCTGGAATCGTGACCGGAGGATTGGAGTTATGGGAGGGACATCAATGTGCGGACAAGTTATTTAGAAAGAGATTATGGGGAGGGACTTTCGGAAAACTCTATAAGAG TCCTTTATGTTGGATGGAGCATATGTCATTGGACAATGAAACTGGTTTAGATCCTATTGGCATAAGGGTGAGGCCTGTGACAGGTCTTGTTGCTGCAGACTATTTTGCCCTAGGATATTTTGTTTGGGCAGTTCTAATTGCTAATCTTGCTCAGATTGGATATGAGGAGAAAACCATGTATATGGCTTCATATGATTGGAGACTTTCATTTCAGAATACAGAA GTCCGAGACCAAACATTAAGtagaataaaaagtaatatagaACTAATGGTCTCTACAAATGGTGGCAATAAGGCGGTGATCGTTCCACATTCGATGGGTGTTGTATATTTCTTGCATTTTATGAAATGGGTGGAGACACCTGCTCCGATGGGCGGAGGCGGTGGACCGAATTGGTGTGCTAGGCACATTAAAGCTGTGATGAACATTGCCGGACCGCTTTTAGGTGTTCCGAAAGCTATTTCTGGACTTTTTTCTGAAGAAGCAAAGGATGTTGCTGTTGTCAGGGCCATAGCACCAGGTGTTCTGGATAAGGATTTATTTCGAATTCAAACTCTACAACACATAATGAAGATGACGAGAACATGGGATTCAACCATGTCAATGATACCAAAAGGTGGAGACACTATTTGGGGAGATCTTGATTGGTCACCTGAGGAAGGCTATGTTCCTAATACAAGAAAGCAAATTAATGCATTCGATGTTATTGACGATCATAATAAGTATCAAAATACCAAATCAAAAACAAATCATGTCCATTATGGAAGAATAATATCTTTTGGGAAAGACGTAGCAAGAGCTCATTCTTCTCAAATTCAGAGGACTGACTTTCGg GGTGCTGTAAAGGGTAATAATTTTGCAAACAACGGTTGTGGGGATGTGTGGACAGAGTATCATGACCTGGGTTTTAGTGGTATTAATGCTGTAACTGAATATAAAGCATATACTGCCGGAGATATTGTGgatctattaaaatatattgccCCAAAAATGATGGCACGTGGTAGTGCCCATTTTTCCTATGGCATAGCTGCTAATTTGGATGATCCCAAGTATGCTCATTACAAATATTGGTCAAATCCATTGGAAACCAA GTTGCCAAATGCTACTGACATGGAGATCTTCTCGATGTATGGAGTTGGCATTCCAACTGAAAGAGCTTATGTTTACAGGCAAAGTCCATATGCAGAATGCTATATTCCTTTTCAAATTGATACATCGGCAAGTGAAGAAGATGGAGATATGTGCTTGAGAGACGGTGTCTTTACAGTGGACGGGGACGAAACTGTGCCTGTTTTAAGTACAGGCTTCATGAGTGCAAAAGGTTGGCGTGGAAAAACTAGATTTAATCCTTCGGGaatcaaaaattatgtaaGGGAATACGAGCACGCTCCTCCGTCTAACTTTCTTGAAGGCCGCGGCACACAGAGTGGCGCTCATGTCGATATAATGGGAAATTTTGCTTTGATTGAGGACATTATGAGGGTTGCTGCAGGTGCTACTGGAGATGATTTGGGAGGTGATCATGTATATTCAGACATCTTCAAGTGGTCGGAGAAAATTAAGTTAGACTTGTAA